From the genome of Helicobacter canis, one region includes:
- a CDS encoding ferrochelatase, with protein MEYKELAKQKGVKDYLLCPCMNDSPEFATMIYTLAKQRLDSSPT; from the coding sequence ATTGAGTATAAAGAGCTAGCAAAGCAAAAAGGCGTGAAAGACTATCTCCTGTGCCCGTGTATGAATGATAGCCCAGAGTTTGCTACGATGATATACACGCTTGCAAAGCAAAGGCTAGATTCTAGCCCCACTTGA